The following are from one region of the Nicotiana tomentosiformis chromosome 7, ASM39032v3, whole genome shotgun sequence genome:
- the LOC104120759 gene encoding eukaryotic translation initiation factor 2 subunit beta-like isoform X1 has product MAEEEYQKEMKGELQDEVADIAPFDPTKKKKKKKVVIQDPADDLVDSLAEKTESLSVSEGLETAFSGKKKKKKPAHTDLLSDEKENVADDVDDHFGDDEEAEGIVLHHYPWEGSDRDYEYEELLGRVFNILRENNPELAGDRRRTVMRPPQVLREGTKKTVFVNFMDLCKTMHRQPEHVMTFLLAEMGTSGSLDGQQRLVIKGRFAPKNFEGILRRYVNEYVICNGCKSPDTILSKENRLFFLRCEKCGSGRSVAPIKAGFVARVGRRKAGT; this is encoded by the exons ATGGCTGAAGAAGAATATCAAAAGGAGATGAAGGGGGAGTTGCAGGATGAGGTTGCTGAT ATTGCTCCTTTTGATCctacaaaaaagaagaaaaagaagaaggttgTAATTCAAGATCCTGCAGATGACTTGGTTGATAGCTTGGCTGAGAAAACTGAAAGTTTATCTG TTTCTGAGGGACTTGAGACTGCATTTTCtggtaaaaagaagaagaagaaaccg GCACACACTGACCTCCTGAGCGACGAGAAGGAAAACGTGGCTGATGATGTGGATG ATCATTTTGGAGATGATGAAGAAGCTGAAGGAATTGTTCTACATCATTATCCTTGGGAAGGAAGTGATCGAGATTATGAATACGAGGAG CTTTTGGGCCGAGTATTCAACATTCTCCGTGAGAATAATCCCGAGCTTGCTGGAGATAGGCGTAGGACAGTTATGAGGCCTCCTCAAGTTCTTCGTGAAGGAACAAAGAAAACTGTTTTTGTGAATTTCATGGATCTTTGCAAGAC GATGCACAGACAGCCGGAGCATGTTATGACTTTCTTGCTGGCTGAAATGGGAACAAGTGGATCACTTGATGGACAGCAAAGATTGGTTATCAAGGGAAGATTTGCTCCTAAGAACTTTGAAGGAATCTTGCGGCGCTATGTCA ATGAGTATGTCATCTGCAATGGCTGTAAAAGTCCGGATACTATTCTTTCAAAGGAGAACCGTCTTTTCTTCCTTAGATGTGAGAAG TGTGGATCTGGAAGATCGGTTGCTCCCATCAAGGCTGGTTTCGTTGCTCGTGTTGGCCGGCGGAAGGCTGGGACCTGA
- the LOC104120759 gene encoding eukaryotic translation initiation factor 2 subunit beta-like isoform X2 — MAEEEYQKEMKGELQDEVADIAPFDPTKKKKKKKVVIQDPADDLVDSLAEKTESLSVSEGLETAFSGKKKKKKPAHTDLLSDEKENVADDVDDHFGDDEEAEGIVLHHYPWEGSDRDYEYEELLGRVFNILRENNPELAGDRRRTVMRPPQVLREGTKKTVFVNFMDLCKTMHRQPEHVMTFLLAEMGTSGSLDGQQRLVIKGRFAPKNFEGILRRYVMWIWKIGCSHQGWFRCSCWPAEGWDLSWVLGL, encoded by the exons ATGGCTGAAGAAGAATATCAAAAGGAGATGAAGGGGGAGTTGCAGGATGAGGTTGCTGAT ATTGCTCCTTTTGATCctacaaaaaagaagaaaaagaagaaggttgTAATTCAAGATCCTGCAGATGACTTGGTTGATAGCTTGGCTGAGAAAACTGAAAGTTTATCTG TTTCTGAGGGACTTGAGACTGCATTTTCtggtaaaaagaagaagaagaaaccg GCACACACTGACCTCCTGAGCGACGAGAAGGAAAACGTGGCTGATGATGTGGATG ATCATTTTGGAGATGATGAAGAAGCTGAAGGAATTGTTCTACATCATTATCCTTGGGAAGGAAGTGATCGAGATTATGAATACGAGGAG CTTTTGGGCCGAGTATTCAACATTCTCCGTGAGAATAATCCCGAGCTTGCTGGAGATAGGCGTAGGACAGTTATGAGGCCTCCTCAAGTTCTTCGTGAAGGAACAAAGAAAACTGTTTTTGTGAATTTCATGGATCTTTGCAAGAC GATGCACAGACAGCCGGAGCATGTTATGACTTTCTTGCTGGCTGAAATGGGAACAAGTGGATCACTTGATGGACAGCAAAGATTGGTTATCAAGGGAAGATTTGCTCCTAAGAACTTTGAAGGAATCTTGCGGCGCTATGTCA TGTGGATCTGGAAGATCGGTTGCTCCCATCAAGGCTGGTTTCGTTGCTCGTGTTGGCCGGCGGAAGGCTGGGACCTGAGCTGGGTTCTAGGATTGTAG